The nucleotide window TCTGCGGGGCGTTCGGATTGCGACGGCCTCCGCCGCCTCCGAAAAACATGTCGAAGATGTCGCCGAATCCGCCTTCGAATCCGCCCATTCCCCCCATGCCTTGGTTAGGATCTACATGTCCGTATTGGTCGTAGGTCGCTTTCTTCTGACTGTCGCTCAGTACGTCGTAGGCTTCCTTGACTTCCTTGAACTTCTCCTCGGCATCCGCCGCTTTATTGACATCCGGGTGATATTGCCTGGCCAGCTTGCGATATGCTTTTTTGATCTCTTCCGGCGAAGCGTTGCGGTCCAGCCCCAACACTTCGTAATAATCACGTTTGCTCAAATTGCTTCCACTCCCATTTGGGGCCGAGACAAAGCGAAAGTCAAAGCCTTCTCAATTCCGGCTTTGACTCCCGCTCGCTGGCGCCCCTGCTCGTCTGGAACATCCAGACCGTGCAAAGCGGTCATCCATGCTCACTGTTTTGTGCTTCCCGTTCCGGAAAACAGCTTATTTCTTGTCGTCGACTACCTCATAGTCTGCGTCTACGACATTGTCCTTCTTGCCTCCGGCGCCTTCTGCGGCTCCTGCCCCGCCTTGAGCGGCCTCCGCTTCTTTCGCCGCTTGCTCGTATAGCTTGACGGAAAGCTGCTGCACGACTTCGGACAATGCAGCGGTTGCCGACTTGATTGCCTCTAAGTCATCGCCTTCCAACGCTTTCTTGACGTTCTCCTTCGCTTCGTTCGCCTTGTCTATCTCCGACTGGTCTACCTTGTCCCCAAGGTCCTTAATCGTCTTCTCCGTCGTGTAGACAAGCTGATCAGCTTCATTGCGCACCTCAACGGATTCCTTGCGCTTGCGATCCTCCTCGGCGTTGGCTTCCGCCTCTTTCATCATCCGATCAATTTCCTCGTCGTTCAAGCCGCTTGAAGAGGTAATCGTAATCTTCTGTGTCTTGCCGGTTCCTTTGTCCTGTGCCGAAACATTCACGATGCCGTTCGCATCAATATCGAATGTCACTTCGATTTGCGGTACGCCGCGCGGAGCAGGCGGAATTTCGCTCAGCATGAAGCGTCCAAGCGTCTTGTTGTCCGCAGCCATCGCGCGTTCCCCTTGCAGCACGTGGATTTCCACACTAGTCTGGTTATCCGCATAGGTAGAGAACACCTGCGACTTGCTTGTCGGAATCGTTGTGTTGCGATCGATCATCTTCGTGAAGACGCCTCCCGCCGTTTCGATGCCAAGAGACAACGGAGTCACATCCAACAGCACGACATCCTTGACATCGCCTGTCAGCACCCCGGCCTGCACAGCCGCGCCCAGGGCAACGACTTCGTCCGGATTCACGCCTTTATGCGGCTCTTTGCCGGTCAGCTTCTTCACAGCCTCCTGCACGGCCGGAATACGCGTGGAGCCGCCAACAAGCACAACCTTGTCGATTTCGCTTGGGTCAAGGCCCGCATCCTTCAGCGCCTGACGGCTAGGTCCCATCGTACGCTCAACCAGATCGGCTGTAATTTCCTCAAACTTGGCGCGGGTCAGATTTACTTCCAAGTGCTGAGGCACGCCATCTGCAACCGTGATGAACGGCAGCGAGATCGTCGTCGTCAATACGCTGGACAGCTCTTTCTTCGCTTTTTCCGCAGCGTCCTTCAGCCGTTGTACAGCAGCCTTGTCTTTGCTAAGATCAATGCCCTGCTCTTTCTTGAACTCCGCTACAAGATAATCGATAACCTTCTGGTCAAAGTCGTCTCCGCCCAGATTGTTGTCACCGCTCGTCGCCTTCACCTCGAAGAAGCCGTCGCCGAGCTCGAGAATGGAGACGTCGAATGTGCCGCCGCCCAAGTCAAATACGAGAATCGTCTGATCCTCTTCCTTCTCGAAACCATATGCCAGAGCCGCAGCTGTCGGCTCGTTCACGATCCGCAGCACTTCGAGGCCGGCGATCTTGCCCGCATCCTTCGTCGCCTGACGCTGGCTGTCGTTGAAATAAGCCGGAACGGTAATGACCGCCTGCGTAACCGGCGAGCCCAAATATGCCTCCGCGTCAGCCTTCAGCTTCTGCAGAATGATAGCGGAGATCTCCTGCGGCGTGAAATCCTTGCCGTCAATCGATTCCTTGTGGCTGGTTCCCATATGACGCTTGATCGAAATAATGGTGCGATCCGGATTGGTGATCGCTTGGCGCTTTGCCGTTTCCCCGACAATACGCTCGCCGTCTTTCTTAAAGCCTACAACAGACGGGGTAGTGCGATTGCCTTCCGCGTTCGGAATAACAACCGCCTCACCGCCCTCCATTACTGCTACGCAAGAGTTCGTTGTACCCAGGTCGATACCAATGACCTTACTCATAATACGATGTTCCTCCTTATACGTGTAGTCGCAATCTACATGCTTACTTTCACCATGGACGGCCGCAGCACTTTGTCCTTCAGCTTGTAACCCTTCTGGACTTCCTCCACGACAATTCCCTCATCATGCTCATCGGATTCAACCTGCATGATCGCCTGGTGTAGTTCAGGATTAAACGGCTGGCCGACTGCTTCAATCGGCTGCAGGCCTTCCTGCTCCAAGATTTGCTCGAATTGGCGATAGATCATATCCACTCCTTTGGACAGCGCTTCGTAGTCGCTGTTTTCCGAGCTGGCGGTCAGCGCCCTCTGGAAATTGTCCACGACAGGCAAAAGCTCCTCCAGCAGGCGGCTGGACGCATATTTCGCAAATTCCTCTTTCTCCTGCCGCGTTCTTCTGCGGAAATTATCGTAATCGGCTTGCAGGCGAAGCAGGCGCTGCGAGAGCTCCTCATTCTCGGCGCGCAGCTTGGCAGCCTCCTCCTGCTCCTCTTTGTTTTCTGGTTCAGGCTGTTCGCTGTATGTAGCCTCCGGAGCGGCCTCGTCCGCATTCTGCTTCCCTTTGTCCGCCTGTTCCACATGTTCTTGTTGCACGGCTTCCTCGCGGATTTCTTCCTCCCGCACTTGATCCTCCTGTTGCTTCACTCCACTCCTCACCTCCTTGTAAATTTGGGCAAAAGGCAAGCGCCGGTCCGGCGAACCG belongs to Xylanibacillus composti and includes:
- the dnaK gene encoding molecular chaperone DnaK; its protein translation is MSKVIGIDLGTTNSCVAVMEGGEAVVIPNAEGNRTTPSVVGFKKDGERIVGETAKRQAITNPDRTIISIKRHMGTSHKESIDGKDFTPQEISAIILQKLKADAEAYLGSPVTQAVITVPAYFNDSQRQATKDAGKIAGLEVLRIVNEPTAAALAYGFEKEEDQTILVFDLGGGTFDVSILELGDGFFEVKATSGDNNLGGDDFDQKVIDYLVAEFKKEQGIDLSKDKAAVQRLKDAAEKAKKELSSVLTTTISLPFITVADGVPQHLEVNLTRAKFEEITADLVERTMGPSRQALKDAGLDPSEIDKVVLVGGSTRIPAVQEAVKKLTGKEPHKGVNPDEVVALGAAVQAGVLTGDVKDVVLLDVTPLSLGIETAGGVFTKMIDRNTTIPTSKSQVFSTYADNQTSVEIHVLQGERAMAADNKTLGRFMLSEIPPAPRGVPQIEVTFDIDANGIVNVSAQDKGTGKTQKITITSSSGLNDEEIDRMMKEAEANAEEDRKRKESVEVRNEADQLVYTTEKTIKDLGDKVDQSEIDKANEAKENVKKALEGDDLEAIKSATAALSEVVQQLSVKLYEQAAKEAEAAQGGAGAAEGAGGKKDNVVDADYEVVDDKK
- the grpE gene encoding nucleotide exchange factor GrpE; its protein translation is MKQQEDQVREEEIREEAVQQEHVEQADKGKQNADEAAPEATYSEQPEPENKEEQEEAAKLRAENEELSQRLLRLQADYDNFRRRTRQEKEEFAKYASSRLLEELLPVVDNFQRALTASSENSDYEALSKGVDMIYRQFEQILEQEGLQPIEAVGQPFNPELHQAIMQVESDEHDEGIVVEEVQKGYKLKDKVLRPSMVKVSM